The following is a genomic window from Verrucomicrobiota bacterium.
CATTGGGCGACGTGCTGATGTGTACCCCGGTCCTGAGAGAAGTAAAGCGCCGGAACCCCCGATGCCGCATCCGCTTCTACACAAAATACGAGTCATTGGTAAAGGGGTTGCCCTATATCGATGAAGTCCTGCCGCACGAGCAAGCTCCTCCCGGCGCCGTGTTACTCCGGTATGAGCACGGGGTGCCGCCAGAGGTGCATCTGTCGCGCATTCTCGGCGACAGGATTGGTCTCAACGTCACCGATACTCGTCCGGATTGCGTGGTGCGCGAGGATCTGGTGGAAGGGTATAAGCAGGCCTTAGCGCACTTACCCCGCCCCCGGATCGTTTTCCTGCGCCGCGCCAGCGTCTGGACACCGAACAAGAACTGGCCTGATTCGAACTGGGTGGCATTGATCACCTCGTTGGCACCTAATGCCACCATGATCGAAATTGGCCAGAAGGAAGCGTCCACTCAGGCCATTGCCGGGCTGAACTATGTGGATATGCGGGATCAAACGTCATTGGAGCAACTCGTCGCGCTCATCGCCGTCGCCGATTTGTATGTCGGCCCGGTCTCCGGACCGATGCACATCGCCGTAGCCGTGGGCACTTCGTCGGTGACGCTCTGCGGAGGCTATGAAAGCCCACGCGGCTTACAACACGCCCCGGGCGTGAAGAGCACCGCCAATGTCTTCCTATCCTCGGATCTGCCCTGTGCCCCTTGCTGGCTGCGCGAGCCGTGCCCGATCGGTTTGAAATGCCTGACCTCCATCGCACCCGCGCAGGTCCGGGAAGCGATCGTCGGCGTGCTCGGCACGGCCGGCGATGTCCAGAGCAGTTCAGGAACCGGCTCAGGCCGCCGAGTATAGACCGGCGAAAGGGATCAAGCCTTATTCCGAGTACGCCAATCAGACTACCCAAAGAGATGCACCATGAAGCTTAGCGTTGTTATCTGTACACACAACCCGCGCCCGGCTTTTCTTTCCCGCACGCTGGATGCCCTGCGCGAGCAGACACTCCCGCTGTCCGAATGGGAACTGCTCATCGTCGACAATCTATCAGATCCGCCGGCTTCAACTTTGGCCAGCCTCGATTGGCATCCGGACGGCCACCACCTCCGGGAGGAGGTTCTCGGCCTGACTCCGGCGCGTCTGCTGGGCATCCGGAAGTCACGAGGAGAGCTGATCGTTTTTGTCGATGACGACAACATTTTAGATAAGGATTACCTGGCCAACGCCCTCAACATCTATCACGAGTACCCGTTCCTTGGCGCGTTCGGAGCCAGCATAGACGCTGAATTTGAAGTGGACCCGCCTGCGTCGATCAGGCCGTATCTGGAGAACCTCGCCATCCGGCCGGCTACGCGCGACTACTGGTCGAATATCAAGAGATGGTCCGAGGCTACCCCATTCGGCGCCGGCCTGTGCATTCGACGTGAAGTCGCCGACCTGTACGCAGAGCGTGTTCAGGGCGCTGGACTTCGTTTCAGCCTTGACCGGAGAGGCGTGGTCGGCCTCAACGGGGGCGGGGATATCGACATGGCGTGGACGTCGGTTTCGTTGAATAAAGGTATGGGGTGTTTCGCGCGGCTGCATTTACTCCATTTGATCCCCAAAGAGCGTCTAACCGAGGCGTACATCGAACGCCTGGAAATGGGCTCGGGGTATACCGAAACGATCCTTGAGCATGAACATGCGGAGCATCCGAATGCGCACGTTCTGCAAACCCACAGGAGAACATTCTGGAACACGGCGATTTACTGGGGCCGCTACCTTCGGTCATCCCCGCTCGGCCGGAGGCTGATGAAAGCCAGACGCGCCGGTAACAAGGCAGCGCACGAGGCCGTTGTTAAAGTGAGCTGCATCCAGGCCGCCGGTAAGCCTGTCAAGCAAACGGGTCACGACACCGGGTCCCGAACCGAAGCGCAACCGGTCTCCTTTAAAGGGGCTTAAACGTACCTGCACCCGCATCGGGCGCCCGCTTGAGCGTATGAACGACGCGGAATCGCTTGCAAGAATGAATATCGCCAGTCAACCGGAAGCGAAATCAAGGCAGGTGGGCATCGGCATCTCCACCAAGGATCGCTGGGACGATCTCGCCGTGACCCTGTCCGAGTTGCGCAAAAGCGGATACGGGGACCTTGAAACGATCGTCATTGACGACGGCTCCCGGCAACCGGTACCGCCGGCACTGCGCCGCGATTTTCCGAGGGTCCGTTTTGAAAGGGTTGATACCTCCCTCAATTACGTGGTGCAACGGAATCGACTGGCGCAGATGCTGACTTCAACTTATTACCTTAGCCTGGATGACGATTCTTTCCCGGTGGCCGGTGATCTCGGTGCAGCCGTCACCTGGCTTGAGGAGCATCCGTCCGTGGCCGCGCTGGCATTCCACATCATAAATCGGGATGATCCCGCGCCCCCGCCCGAAACGCTGGGCGAACCGTATCCCGTCCGGTATTACATCGGCTGCGCTCATCTGCTGCGGCGCCGGCAATTTCTCGAACTCGGCGGCTACCTGGAACGCCTGCATTATTTCGGGGAGGAACTTGATTTTTGCCTCAAGGCCTTACGCGAAGGCTTCGGCACGTATACCTTTCCGGGAGTTGTCGTCCGGCACAACCGGACCCCGGTGGCGCGCAACTCAGCCAAGGCGGCCCGCTATTACATCCGCAACGAGGCGATTGCCGGCCTGCTCCATTTCCCCTTCCCGTTTTCGATCCTTCGCGCGGTGAACTGCGTGCGCATCCTGGAGAACCCGAGGTGGAATGTGCACGCCCGCAGCCTGGTGTTGGGCTGGCTGGAAGCATTTATTTGCGGGACCTTTTGGTGGCACCTGCGCCGTCCGTTGTCCATGGCGCAGTTTCGTGCCTGGAAAAAGCTCCCGTTGCCCGTGCAATGATGAATGCGAGCGCCGCACCTGCCGGCTGGATCAAGGGCTTGCCCAGGTGGTTTATGCCCCTGTGGTGCCTTACGATGCCGATCACGTCGTTTTTGCTGATCCCCAGCATCCAGGGGACCCTGCCGGCGTACATGCTGGCGTTTGCCTCGGTGTTCTTCGTGGTGCTGAGCCGCACGGCGGGGGAGGCAAACCCTCAGCGAACCCGTTACTTCACCGTTGCCCTCACCGTGGCGGGGATCTGGTTACTCTTGTTATGCGGGAGCCAACTCGGGCACCTCGTCACGAACCGGCATGACTTCGGCGACATGTCGCTGATCAACACCGACGATACCCGGGTGGCATTCCGGACCGCGCTCTTCACGCAGAGCCTGTATTTCGCCGCGTGCGTCTGCATCGCTTTGTTCTTTCGATTTTTCTTCCGCGAAGAGTGGATCCGGTATGTCCTTTGGGGCGCATGGTTCCTCGCCCTTTACGGGATCTATGAGTGGCTGTACTTCGCGATCTTTCACCAGCCGGGCGATTTTATCGTGAACCGCGCTTACGGCGGGGGCGCCCACACGGCAAGCTGGTCACAGGTGGTCCAGATCGGACCGTTCAGCTTGTTACGCATCAAATCCACCTACGGCGAGCCTTCCTGGTTTTCCGCCGGGGTCGTTCCCTACCTTTTACTTGCCCTGGAGAAAAGGAAAAAATGGCTTACCGTCGCCCTCCTCTTCTGCCTTATCTTCTCGACCTCGACCTCGGCATACCTGGCGTTCCCGTTTGGTTTGATTCTGTATAGCCTTTTCCAGAAAAGGCTGAATGCATCAGTCATCGTGGTAGTTCTTCTATTCGCTGCCGCGTTCGCTACCTTGTATTACGTTTTTCCCGATACTTATGAGGGAATGTTCACCTCCAAGATCAGCGGTGAGAACGACTCCGGCCAGTCCCGGCAGGAGACCGGCCTGGCGCTGGCTGAGACAGCACGGACGTTCACGTTAAACAATCGTATTTTTGGGATCGGTTTTGGGTATTGTTATTCCGGAGTGTTTTATGCAGTGGCTGTAAATACCGGCTGGATCGGCATGGCGATATATTTTTACGCTTTTCTGAAGCCCGTGATTCTGTTACGTACAACCCATGGAGCCCTGGCGTTTAAAGTGGCGGTCGCCGTACTTTTCTTTCTGTTTTACATCTCTGTCTCGGAGCTCTTTCTGCCTACGACGTGGATGTTTTTAGGATTGGCCTACTGGCGCCTTGATCAGCAAAAGTATGGGGGTGAGCCCGCGTCGTCCGGGCAGGCTGAACCTGGCGGCGGCCGCTATCTGCTGCGTCCGGGTGCGACATGAACCCGGCTGTGGCCCGCGCCGGGAACCCGGCTTGCAGGCGGCACCTCCCGGCACCCCGGGGGCGAGGCCGCCCTGGCGGATGCGATCCCTTCGTAAACAACAACCAAGTTGATGACCTGCCTTTCCTGCCCGGCCGGAGGAGGTTTGGCCGGACCGGAATCCAGCCGATTCAGAGATTGTGAAAGTGAATGAGAATGGCCTTGCTGTCTCGGTAATTATACCAAGTTTCAACCGGCCACAACTCACCCTCCGTGCGGTCCAGAGCGTTCTCGCCCAGACTTGGAGCAGGTTCGAGGTATTGGTTATCGACGACGGTTCTCACCCGGACCAGATTTTTCCCATTGGATCGGTCAACGATGAGCGGGTCAGGCTGATTCGCCATCCGGCTAACCTGGGCGTTTCGGCCGCGCGCAACACCGGCGTGAAGGCGGCCCGCTTTCCCCTGATTGCGCTCCTGGATTCCGACGACCACTGGCTGCCGGACAAACTTGCCGGCCAAATCGAAGCGTACGGTAAGCACAGCACAAGAGGTAATCTTCTTATCTATTCCGCTTATTATCTCGAAGAGGGCACCGCCCGGGCGGTCTATCCATTGACCTCACGCCGAAGAAACGAATCTTTAAGTGACTTCCTTTTCCTGGATTGCGGCAGTGTGAATACCAGCAGTTGGCTTACGAGCCGGGCACTGCTTCAGCAATTCCCGTTTGATGTGCATTTATCCCAATGTGAGGATTACGATGTACTTTTGCGTATGGAGGCGGCCGGCGTTGAATTCATCTATTGCAGCGCGCCATCGGTGGTGACCAACTGTGATCCCCGCCGGGGAGACCGGCTCAGCGGGCGCCTGCGCAGGGAATATTATGTAAAATTTCTCGAATTTAACGGCCAGCGGATGACTCCGATGTCCTACGTGGTGCTGGAGTCAATCATTCTTAATGCGGCGCATCGTGGTTCTCTGGGAAGCAAGGTTCATAATCATATCATCCACTTCCTTAAGAGTCCCCGGCTGGGCTGGGCGGCCAGAATTCATCTGGTGATTACTTACCTGGTCCGGCGCTGTGCGGTAAAGGTCAAGGCGCGCCTTCAGAACACGCGTGCGTACGTCAAGGAAAATTAGGTGTGCTCCGGGGATAATCGGATCTGCTTGGCATGAAGATTTCGCTCATCCTGGCGACGAAGAACCGAGTCGAAGAGGTTAGACGATTTGTCGAGTCTCTGGCCGTCCAGGCCCATCGTGATTTGGAGCTGGTGGTCGTTGATCAGAATGATGACGACCGGCTGGAAAGCGTTTTAGAAGACGCGGCGCCGGTCTGCCCTCCCATCCGTTTACGGTGTGAAGCGGGCTTGTCCCGGGCCCGGAACGCCGGTTTGGAGGTTGTCACCGGCGACATCATCGGTTTCCCCGACGATGATTGCTGGTATCCGGAAGGACTGCTGTCGCGCGTTGTCCATGAGTTCGAAAGCCAGCCCGGGTTACACGGTCTGACCGGACGCTCCGAAGACGGCGAGGGTCACCCGTCCGGAGGGTCCTTCAGCCGATCCCGCGGGGGCGTTGATTTCAATAACGTCTGGAAAAGGGGCATCTCGTATACCATTTTCCTGCGGTCGTCAGTCTGTGAGGCGGTCGGCACCTTTGATGAAGAACTCGGCGTGGGAGCGCGGACCCGCTTCGGTTCAGGCGAGGAGACCGATTATCTTATCCGGGCGGTGAAAATGGGCTTTCGGATTCAATACCTGCCCGACCTCGTCGTCTATCATCCCAATCCGGTATTATACACCCGGAGCCATCGCGACAAGGCGTTCCGCTACGGGCTCGGCATGGGCCGGGTGCTGTCGAAGCATGATTACAAATTGTCTTTCAATTTCTTCGCCATCTTCCGGCCGGTCGCCGGGGCACTCCTTTCTCTGCTTACGTTGCGCCCACAGAAAGCCGCGTACCACCTGGCGATCGCCGGGGGCCGCCTCTGCGGTTTATGGTCATCGTGAGATTGGGTGATGCCTGGTTCATTTCCGCAATCGCCTTGTGTTTCTAATGGAAGCTGAAGCGGCCATCCCCATCACCCCGAAACCGGCAACGCCGCCGGACGGTGCGTCTGTGGCCGTCATCGTGGCCACGAAGGGCCGCCCTGAGATCCTCGCGGAAACGCTCCGATCTCTCAGGCGGCAAACCCGGCGCGCCGCGCACGTTTACGTCAGCGTCAGCTCCGCCGCGGATGCACCTGTGGCCGGCGACGGGGCCGAGGGGATCATCGTGCTCGTCGGATCGCCCGGGGGAAGCGCGCAACGCAACACGGCCATTCGCCAGGTGCCCCCCGGCGTGAAGTACATCGCGTTTTTTGATGATGACGTGGAGATGCATCCCTCCTACCTTGAAAATGCCGTCGGCTTCCTCGAGGAAAATCCTGACGTCGTGGCCATTTCCGGCATCATGCTCGCCGATGGGAATATCTCTCGAGAGGCCGCGCGAACCCTGCTGGAACAGGACGCGACCTGGATGCAGGCCGCTGCCTTGCAGGACCGGGGACGCCACCACATACTGTATGCCTGCAACGCGGTCGTCCGGAGCGGGCCGATGCGGGAAACGATGTTCGACGAAAATCTTCCGCTCTACAGCTACGGCGAAGACTATGACCTCTCGCTGCGCCTCAAGAGATTCGGACGGGTTGGGCGCCTTTCCAATGCGATCGGCGTGCATTTGCAGGCCCAAACGGCGCGCGTCTCCGGGCGACGCTACGGCTACGCCACCATCGCAAATAACTGGTATTTCCTGCGGAAAGGGGTGTGCCACCTTCCCGCTCCGTGGAGTTACGTCCGGTTCGTGCTCATTGTCGTCTTGAAGTGCATCTGTCTGAATTTCCGGAACGCGCTGGCCGGGCGATCGCCGCAGCGGGACCCGTGGGGCCAGGTCCAAGGTAATCTGCTCGCCGTGGCGGACATCATGCGCGGCCGCTCTTCTCCCGATCGCATCCTTGATCTCTGAACCTTTGAGTCGCAAACCCGTACGCGTCCACCCCCGGGAGCGAAGTTAAAAACCAAGTAGTCCCATGACGTTGCAACCGTGTGTCAACCTGCGCACGCTCGGATACCACACCACCGGCGTCCAGAGATATCTCCGCAGCCTTTTGCCCTGCCTGCCTTCCGAATTGGAGGCGGTCAAGCCGCAGCATGCCTTGCAGGGCATCAAGGGACATCTCTGGGAACAGTTATACCTTCCTACCCGGCTTCGGCGCCGGCTGTTGTGGAGCCCCGGAAATACCGGCCCGATTACGGTGAGCCGGCAGGTGTTAACCGTGCACGACGCCTCGAGCCTGGATCATCCTGAGTGGTTCGATCGGAAATTCGCGCTGTGGTATTCAGCTCTGCTGCCGCCCCTCATTCGTAAAGTACGCGCGATCATCACGGTTTCTAACTTTTCGAAAGAGCGCATCGTCCGCCTCACGGGCGTAAAGCCGGATCGGGTGCAGATGATTTGCAACGGCGTCGACGAGCGCTTCCGTCCCGCAACTCCGCCGCGGGTCAAGCAGGTGAGCGCAGACTACGGCCTGGACGGCCCATACATCCTGTACGTCGGTTCACTGGAGCCGCGCAAGAATCTGCGTGCCCTGCTGGAGACGTGGCGGGCGGGTGGTTTTGACGGGGCCACGCTGGCGGTGGTGGGAGCCGGCGGCCATTTATTCCCGAAAATGCAGTTTGGTTCCCTGCCGGCCGGCGTCCGCCTCCTTGGCCGGGTAGAGGACGACGTGCTGCCTGCCCTGTATTCCGGTGCGACCGGATTTGTCTATCCGTCGATCTATGAAGGGTTCGGCATGCCGCCGCTGGAGGCGATGGCATGCGGCTGCCCGGTCGCCGTTTCCGACATCCCCGCGCACCGGGAGGTGTGCGGCGACGCGGCGCTCTACTTTGACCCGTTCAAGGCCGAGGAAATGTCGGCCGCGCTGGAGTCGCTCCTGCGCCTTGACGGTCCGCTGCGGGCGTCTCTGGTGCAACAAGGATTGCTTCGTGCCGCCCGTTTCAGCTGGAAGGATGCCGCCGGTGAAACGTGGCGCACCCTCGAACTCGCTGCGTATGGCTGATACCACCGATCAAAAACAGGTTGAACCCGGCGCGGCCGCGCCGTCCGGACTCGGGCGCGTGCAGGAGCCTTCACACGGGCGCAACCTGCGCGTGGCGATCGTCCACCATTGGTTGATCTCGCTGGCAGGTGGCGAACGCGTGGTCAACACCATCGCCGGCCTGTTCCCGGCGGCCGACGTCTTCACCCTGTTTGCCGACAAGCACAACCTTCCGCCCGCGCTGCACAAATGTAAAATAACCACCTCGTTTCTGGATAAAATCCCCGGCGCGCACAGAGTTTATCGCCACCTTCTACCCTTCTATCCGCTCGCCGTTGAAATGCTCGATCTGAGCGGTTATAACCTTATCATCAGCTCCGACAGCGGGCCGATGAAGGGCGTGCTTACAGATCCCGGTTCGACCCACATCTGCTACTGCCATTCGCCGATGCGCTATCTCTGGGATGGGTACCCGGCCTATTCGCGCCAGATGTCTCCCCTGACAAAGGGGCTTTTTGGCCTGATCTCGCATTACGTCCGGAACTGGGACTATGCCGCGGCTCAGAGGGTCGATCATTTCATCGCCAATTCCAACTACGTAGCCGGACGCATCCGCAAGTATTACCGGCGGGACACCACCGTCATTCATCCGCCCATCGACACCTCGCAAAGCTTCCTGGCCGGCAACCATGAAGACTATTACCTGGCGGTAGGACGCCTTGTTCCCTATAAACGCACGGACATTTTGATCGAGGCCTGTTCCAAACTCGGCCGTAAATTGCTCATCGCCGGCGATGGACCGGAAATGAAGCGGCTCAGGAAGGCTTCCGCGAGGAACGTCGAATTCCTCGGGGAAGTCTCCGAATCGCAGCTGCGAAATCTTTACGCTCGCTGCCGGGCTCTCCTGTTCGCCGCGGATGAAGATTTCGGCATGGTTCCGCTGGAGGCCCAATCTTATGGGCGTCCGGTAATCGCGTTCGGGAAAGGGGGGTCGCTTGAAACCGTCATCGGGACCGGAAAGCCGTCCGGAGACCGGAAAGCCGAGCGAGACGGGTTGAGTACCGGCCTCTTTTTCGAAGAACAGACGGCTGCTTCACTCGCTGCGGCGATCCTGGCGTTCGAGTCCTGCGAGGAGACGTTTGTGCCGGAAGCGATCCAGGCGCACGCTCGCAGGTTCGACACGTCGATCTTTGTTGATCGCATGCGGAATTATATAAATTGTGTATTGTACAATACGTCGTGCGCTTAAAATCCAACGCGTTCTTAAAGCTCAGGAGCAACGGGTTCTGCCGTGGAAGGTGCCGGCTCGAGCGGGCGCCAGGTTGTTTTTGACATGCCGGAAGAGTGAGCGACCTGCCGCGTGGGACTAACCGTTTCGTTTCCCAGCTAACCAGATTTGAGCGGTATGCGAATCATGCACATGCTGAATCACACCCGGCCGAGCAACGGTCACGTGCACGTTGCCGTCGACCTGGCGTGTGTTCAGGCGAGGATGGGACATTCAATCTCAGTCGTCAGCGGCGGTGGAGCTTTCGATTCGCTTTTCGAGGCCTATGGCGTCAAGCATATCGTCATAGATCAGGAGCGCCGGCTGCTCAATTTGATGAAGGCGACCTGCAGATTGCGCTCGGCGGTTGCTGCGTTCTCGCCCGACATCATTCACGCCCACATGATGACGAGCGCAGGGCTGGCCTTTCTTCTGCGGCCCTTCATGAAGTTCAAACTCGTAACGACCGTGCATAACGAATTCGAGAAGGTGGCTATCATCATGGGCGTGGGCGACAGGGTTATCGCGGTAAGCAAGGCGGTGGCAGCGAGCATGGAACGGCGCGGCGTTCATAAATCCAGACTTCGGGTCGTGTTGAACGGAACGATCGGTTCGCCGAGGCTTAGCGCTGAAACCCCGCCAACCAAAGACATTGATCGACCGGCGATTACCTTCGTCGGCGGGC
Proteins encoded in this region:
- a CDS encoding glycosyltransferase, whose protein sequence is MEAEAAIPITPKPATPPDGASVAVIVATKGRPEILAETLRSLRRQTRRAAHVYVSVSSAADAPVAGDGAEGIIVLVGSPGGSAQRNTAIRQVPPGVKYIAFFDDDVEMHPSYLENAVGFLEENPDVVAISGIMLADGNISREAARTLLEQDATWMQAAALQDRGRHHILYACNAVVRSGPMRETMFDENLPLYSYGEDYDLSLRLKRFGRVGRLSNAIGVHLQAQTARVSGRRYGYATIANNWYFLRKGVCHLPAPWSYVRFVLIVVLKCICLNFRNALAGRSPQRDPWGQVQGNLLAVADIMRGRSSPDRILDL
- a CDS encoding glycosyltransferase; its protein translation is MRVAIVHHWLISLAGGERVVNTIAGLFPAADVFTLFADKHNLPPALHKCKITTSFLDKIPGAHRVYRHLLPFYPLAVEMLDLSGYNLIISSDSGPMKGVLTDPGSTHICYCHSPMRYLWDGYPAYSRQMSPLTKGLFGLISHYVRNWDYAAAQRVDHFIANSNYVAGRIRKYYRRDTTVIHPPIDTSQSFLAGNHEDYYLAVGRLVPYKRTDILIEACSKLGRKLLIAGDGPEMKRLRKASARNVEFLGEVSESQLRNLYARCRALLFAADEDFGMVPLEAQSYGRPVIAFGKGGSLETVIGTGKPSGDRKAERDGLSTGLFFEEQTAASLAAAILAFESCEETFVPEAIQAHARRFDTSIFVDRMRNYINCVLYNTSCA
- a CDS encoding glycosyltransferase family 9 protein; the encoded protein is MHFVTYKIGKALARPFLRRSGPIARLLLHRRLLRRPWKSPVVEVVRDVALGDVLMCTPVLREVKRRNPRCRIRFYTKYESLVKGLPYIDEVLPHEQAPPGAVLLRYEHGVPPEVHLSRILGDRIGLNVTDTRPDCVVREDLVEGYKQALAHLPRPRIVFLRRASVWTPNKNWPDSNWVALITSLAPNATMIEIGQKEASTQAIAGLNYVDMRDQTSLEQLVALIAVADLYVGPVSGPMHIAVAVGTSSVTLCGGYESPRGLQHAPGVKSTANVFLSSDLPCAPCWLREPCPIGLKCLTSIAPAQVREAIVGVLGTAGDVQSSSGTGSGRRV
- a CDS encoding glycosyltransferase family 2 protein; the encoded protein is MKVNENGLAVSVIIPSFNRPQLTLRAVQSVLAQTWSRFEVLVIDDGSHPDQIFPIGSVNDERVRLIRHPANLGVSAARNTGVKAARFPLIALLDSDDHWLPDKLAGQIEAYGKHSTRGNLLIYSAYYLEEGTARAVYPLTSRRRNESLSDFLFLDCGSVNTSSWLTSRALLQQFPFDVHLSQCEDYDVLLRMEAAGVEFIYCSAPSVVTNCDPRRGDRLSGRLRREYYVKFLEFNGQRMTPMSYVVLESIILNAAHRGSLGSKVHNHIIHFLKSPRLGWAARIHLVITYLVRRCAVKVKARLQNTRAYVKEN
- a CDS encoding glycosyltransferase family 4 protein yields the protein MTLQPCVNLRTLGYHTTGVQRYLRSLLPCLPSELEAVKPQHALQGIKGHLWEQLYLPTRLRRRLLWSPGNTGPITVSRQVLTVHDASSLDHPEWFDRKFALWYSALLPPLIRKVRAIITVSNFSKERIVRLTGVKPDRVQMICNGVDERFRPATPPRVKQVSADYGLDGPYILYVGSLEPRKNLRALLETWRAGGFDGATLAVVGAGGHLFPKMQFGSLPAGVRLLGRVEDDVLPALYSGATGFVYPSIYEGFGMPPLEAMACGCPVAVSDIPAHREVCGDAALYFDPFKAEEMSAALESLLRLDGPLRASLVQQGLLRAARFSWKDAAGETWRTLELAAYG
- a CDS encoding glycosyltransferase family 4 protein, which translates into the protein MRIMHMLNHTRPSNGHVHVAVDLACVQARMGHSISVVSGGGAFDSLFEAYGVKHIVIDQERRLLNLMKATCRLRSAVAAFSPDIIHAHMMTSAGLAFLLRPFMKFKLVTTVHNEFEKVAIIMGVGDRVIAVSKAVAASMERRGVHKSRLRVVLNGTIGSPRLSAETPPTKDIDRPAITFVGGLHPRKGVDDLITAFKTVCARVPSAFLYLVGDGPCRSVYEGLASRTGFGERIRFCGSQADPRPYLLGSDLFVLASHAEPGALVLPEAREAGCAIIATSVDGIPEMLDGGKAGILVPPRRPDLLAGAIMEVLGDKALLAEMRARSRSNLDHFTVDRAAKEYISVYRSLLDGSHRP
- a CDS encoding glycosyltransferase, coding for MNDAESLARMNIASQPEAKSRQVGIGISTKDRWDDLAVTLSELRKSGYGDLETIVIDDGSRQPVPPALRRDFPRVRFERVDTSLNYVVQRNRLAQMLTSTYYLSLDDDSFPVAGDLGAAVTWLEEHPSVAALAFHIINRDDPAPPPETLGEPYPVRYYIGCAHLLRRRQFLELGGYLERLHYFGEELDFCLKALREGFGTYTFPGVVVRHNRTPVARNSAKAARYYIRNEAIAGLLHFPFPFSILRAVNCVRILENPRWNVHARSLVLGWLEAFICGTFWWHLRRPLSMAQFRAWKKLPLPVQ
- a CDS encoding O-antigen ligase family protein, which codes for MMNASAAPAGWIKGLPRWFMPLWCLTMPITSFLLIPSIQGTLPAYMLAFASVFFVVLSRTAGEANPQRTRYFTVALTVAGIWLLLLCGSQLGHLVTNRHDFGDMSLINTDDTRVAFRTALFTQSLYFAACVCIALFFRFFFREEWIRYVLWGAWFLALYGIYEWLYFAIFHQPGDFIVNRAYGGGAHTASWSQVVQIGPFSLLRIKSTYGEPSWFSAGVVPYLLLALEKRKKWLTVALLFCLIFSTSTSAYLAFPFGLILYSLFQKRLNASVIVVVLLFAAAFATLYYVFPDTYEGMFTSKISGENDSGQSRQETGLALAETARTFTLNNRIFGIGFGYCYSGVFYAVAVNTGWIGMAIYFYAFLKPVILLRTTHGALAFKVAVAVLFFLFYISVSELFLPTTWMFLGLAYWRLDQQKYGGEPASSGQAEPGGGRYLLRPGAT
- a CDS encoding glycosyltransferase family 2 protein gives rise to the protein MKISLILATKNRVEEVRRFVESLAVQAHRDLELVVVDQNDDDRLESVLEDAAPVCPPIRLRCEAGLSRARNAGLEVVTGDIIGFPDDDCWYPEGLLSRVVHEFESQPGLHGLTGRSEDGEGHPSGGSFSRSRGGVDFNNVWKRGISYTIFLRSSVCEAVGTFDEELGVGARTRFGSGEETDYLIRAVKMGFRIQYLPDLVVYHPNPVLYTRSHRDKAFRYGLGMGRVLSKHDYKLSFNFFAIFRPVAGALLSLLTLRPQKAAYHLAIAGGRLCGLWSS
- a CDS encoding glycosyltransferase family 2 protein produces the protein MKLSVVICTHNPRPAFLSRTLDALREQTLPLSEWELLIVDNLSDPPASTLASLDWHPDGHHLREEVLGLTPARLLGIRKSRGELIVFVDDDNILDKDYLANALNIYHEYPFLGAFGASIDAEFEVDPPASIRPYLENLAIRPATRDYWSNIKRWSEATPFGAGLCIRREVADLYAERVQGAGLRFSLDRRGVVGLNGGGDIDMAWTSVSLNKGMGCFARLHLLHLIPKERLTEAYIERLEMGSGYTETILEHEHAEHPNAHVLQTHRRTFWNTAIYWGRYLRSSPLGRRLMKARRAGNKAAHEAVVKVSCIQAAGKPVKQTGHDTGSRTEAQPVSFKGA